In a genomic window of Thalassotalea piscium:
- a CDS encoding helix-turn-helix transcriptional regulator: MEMIINAEKVIAERKIRAWSQQHLADASAVSLRTIQRVENNSSGSLETIKALASCFELDVDMLFEPKIEAINKNQKLKARVKPKLLALFSFTLVLLSSVIFIVPTSMASNITINAGSIKTNTNEGYSIYTDNVVIFLPKGMPHKVLIDSNWEANSSSSSIGGIKIYFEHSVISIDQASITTTESGTKITTEYAKFSKSE; encoded by the coding sequence ATGGAAATGATAATAAACGCTGAAAAAGTTATAGCAGAACGTAAAATAAGAGCTTGGAGTCAGCAACACTTAGCTGATGCTAGCGCTGTGAGTTTAAGAACTATTCAAAGGGTAGAGAATAATAGTTCTGGCTCCTTAGAAACAATTAAAGCATTAGCATCTTGTTTTGAGCTCGATGTAGATATGTTATTCGAGCCTAAAATTGAAGCTATTAATAAAAATCAGAAATTAAAGGCTAGAGTAAAGCCTAAACTTCTCGCTCTCTTTTCGTTTACTTTAGTATTGCTTAGCAGTGTTATATTTATCGTGCCAACAAGTATGGCATCCAATATAACAATTAATGCGGGGAGTATAAAAACCAATACCAATGAAGGTTACAGTATATATACTGATAATGTTGTGATCTTTTTACCTAAAGGTATGCCGCATAAAGTGTTAATTGATTCTAATTGGGAAGCTAACTCATCATCCTCTTCTATTGGTGGTATTAAAATTTATTTTGAGCACTCTGTCATTTCCATTGATCAAGCTTCAATCACAACAACTGAGAGTGGGACTAAAATCACAACAGAATATGCTAAATTCTCAAAATCTGAGTAA
- a CDS encoding GlxA family transcriptional regulator — MSLKRQQITISLILYDHMLATSVSLPVEMLRAGEALAYQENKSAAKLNIQMVAESNKPVSTRSLIKLMPDTDVDNALLPDYAFIPSLWRNPRPALLKNPKLVSWLNTIWHKGTTLIGGGTGVCFMAESGVLDYHSATTHWHYVDQFRRNYPKVELKPDFFITQSDRIYCAASLNALADIVVHIIFEIYGRNAAQHVERNFSHEIRKPYEQQRYLEGAVDRHPDELISQIQFWMRTNLNANLSMAELAKQFGISQRTLTRRFKAANGINAIKFWQRQKVEMAKELLASSNLSIQEISYQVGYQDPGQLTRLFKQELDITPREYRATVRKKLFSSH, encoded by the coding sequence ATGAGTTTGAAACGACAACAAATTACTATCTCACTAATACTATATGATCACATGCTCGCCACTAGCGTAAGCTTGCCCGTAGAAATGTTAAGAGCAGGAGAAGCTTTGGCCTATCAAGAAAACAAATCGGCAGCAAAACTCAATATTCAAATGGTCGCTGAAAGTAATAAGCCAGTGTCAACACGTTCACTCATTAAGCTAATGCCAGATACTGATGTCGATAATGCTTTATTACCTGATTACGCTTTTATTCCTAGCCTATGGCGTAACCCAAGACCAGCCTTATTAAAAAACCCTAAACTGGTGAGCTGGCTAAATACTATTTGGCATAAAGGCACTACATTAATTGGCGGCGGAACAGGCGTGTGTTTTATGGCCGAATCAGGCGTACTAGATTACCATTCTGCAACAACGCACTGGCATTATGTTGACCAATTTCGTCGTAACTACCCTAAAGTAGAGTTAAAACCAGACTTTTTTATTACTCAATCTGATCGTATTTATTGCGCGGCAAGTTTAAATGCACTGGCCGATATTGTTGTTCATATTATATTTGAAATTTATGGTAGAAACGCAGCACAACACGTTGAGCGTAACTTTTCACACGAAATAAGAAAGCCCTACGAGCAGCAGCGCTATTTAGAAGGTGCCGTTGACCGTCACCCTGATGAGCTGATCAGCCAAATTCAGTTTTGGATGCGCACTAATTTAAATGCAAACCTTTCAATGGCTGAATTAGCCAAACAATTTGGCATAAGCCAACGCACTTTAACGCGCAGATTTAAAGCCGCTAACGGCATTAATGCGATAAAATTTTGGCAACGCCAGAAAGTAGAAATGGCGAAGGAATTACTCGCTTCAAGTAATTTATCTATACAAGAAATATCTTACCAAGTCGGTTATCAAGACCCAGGACAACTTACTCGGCTATTTAAACAAGAGTTAGATATAACCCCAAGAGAATATCGAGCAACAGTAAGAAAAAAACTATTTTCGTCACATTAG
- a CDS encoding beta-ketoacyl synthase: MTALPVIVGMGGINAAGRTSFHQGFRRIVIEKLNAEAREETFVGLATLMNILRCENGQLLDQQDNVYARSDVEAKFGKQILAGTLIRKIEKNHFDPDATPWQQKLTMQSTEQAICFETALKDLPKPLPRAWKVTDIGEKRVRVEIQGELSLKQDSVRDNPIKAAGQFPTGFEPAKLYNSRYQPRGLQATIFGAADAIYSTGFSWADIADKVTPDQIGTYSASVFGQTQAEGLGGMMQNRQKGERVSTKNLALGLNTMSTDFINAYVTGSVGTTFTSTGACATFLYNLKAAVNDIQSGRIRLAIVGSNDCAITPEVVEGFGNMSALANEEGLKKLDNTDNVDHRRTSRPFGQNCGFTIGEAAQFLVIMDDSLALELGADVLGSVADVFTNADGIKKSITAPGPGNYITMAKSVALAKSVLGEEAVQQRSFILAHGSSTPQNRVTESLIYDRIARSFNINNWPVAAPKAYVGHTIGPASGDQVAWALGVFAHNIMPGITTIDKVAEDVYAERLNIATDHWHCQNMDVAFINSKGFGGNNATATVFSAKVTLKMIEKRYGKAAMNAYLDKNEKVKIAQQAYQEQADLGNFELIYRFGDGLVDDEKIEISDTKITLPTFAQAIDLPSTNPFDDMV, from the coding sequence ATGACTGCTTTACCTGTTATTGTTGGCATGGGCGGCATTAATGCTGCTGGTCGTACATCATTTCATCAAGGCTTCCGCCGTATTGTAATAGAAAAACTAAATGCTGAAGCGAGAGAAGAAACCTTTGTTGGTCTTGCAACGTTAATGAATATATTGCGCTGTGAAAATGGCCAGTTACTCGATCAGCAAGATAATGTTTATGCGCGTAGCGATGTTGAAGCTAAGTTTGGTAAACAAATTTTAGCGGGCACATTAATTCGTAAAATTGAAAAAAACCATTTTGATCCAGACGCAACGCCTTGGCAGCAAAAATTAACTATGCAATCAACCGAACAAGCAATTTGTTTTGAGACAGCATTGAAAGACTTGCCTAAGCCATTACCAAGAGCGTGGAAAGTAACAGATATTGGTGAGAAAAGAGTGCGTGTTGAAATTCAAGGTGAACTGTCACTGAAACAAGATTCAGTTCGTGACAACCCAATTAAGGCAGCTGGACAATTTCCTACAGGCTTTGAGCCAGCAAAACTTTACAATTCACGTTATCAACCACGAGGGTTACAAGCGACAATTTTTGGTGCTGCAGATGCAATATATTCAACTGGTTTTAGTTGGGCTGATATTGCAGATAAAGTGACACCAGATCAAATTGGTACCTATTCGGCATCTGTTTTTGGTCAAACACAAGCTGAAGGTTTGGGTGGTATGATGCAAAACCGCCAAAAAGGTGAGCGCGTATCAACGAAAAACTTGGCATTAGGTTTAAACACCATGTCAACTGACTTTATCAATGCTTATGTTACTGGCAGTGTTGGTACTACCTTTACTTCTACCGGCGCTTGTGCAACTTTCTTATATAATTTAAAAGCCGCTGTTAATGATATACAATCAGGTCGAATTAGATTAGCTATTGTTGGCAGTAATGACTGCGCGATAACACCAGAAGTTGTTGAAGGTTTTGGTAATATGAGCGCGTTAGCTAATGAAGAAGGGCTTAAAAAATTAGATAACACTGACAATGTTGACCATCGACGTACTAGTCGTCCGTTTGGCCAAAACTGTGGCTTTACTATTGGTGAGGCTGCACAGTTTTTAGTGATTATGGACGATAGTTTAGCGTTAGAGCTTGGCGCTGATGTGCTTGGTTCAGTTGCTGATGTTTTCACTAATGCCGACGGTATCAAAAAATCAATTACAGCTCCAGGCCCAGGTAATTATATTACTATGGCTAAGTCAGTTGCTTTAGCTAAAAGTGTACTGGGTGAAGAGGCAGTTCAACAACGTAGTTTTATTTTAGCTCATGGTTCAAGTACACCACAAAACCGAGTAACAGAGTCGTTAATATATGACCGAATAGCGCGCAGTTTTAACATTAATAATTGGCCAGTTGCTGCACCTAAAGCATACGTTGGACATACTATTGGACCTGCAAGCGGAGACCAGGTAGCGTGGGCATTAGGTGTTTTTGCACATAATATTATGCCGGGAATAACTACCATAGATAAGGTCGCAGAAGACGTTTACGCTGAGCGTTTAAATATTGCCACCGATCATTGGCATTGCCAAAATATGGATGTTGCTTTTATTAATTCTAAAGGTTTTGGTGGCAACAATGCTACTGCTACTGTCTTTTCAGCTAAAGTTACCCTTAAAATGATTGAAAAGCGCTATGGTAAAGCAGCAATGAATGCGTATTTAGACAAAAATGAAAAAGTAAAAATTGCGCAGCAAGCTTACCAAGAGCAAGCTGATTTAGGTAATTTTGAGTTAATCTATCGCTTTGGCGATGGCTTAGTAGATGATGAAAAAATCGAAATTAGTGATACTAAAATTACACTACCAACATTTGCACAAGCTATTGACTTACCAAGTACTAATCCATTTGACGATATGGTTTAG
- a CDS encoding YIP1 family protein, with amino-acid sequence MSANPLQACFDVLLSPAKAFSSVKDKKGWAWLPFFLVIASTSAVFVHYFSVVDINWFQEQSLEQAAAMTGMTYDELKAASSEADATSAMLQTTISVVISLIAVNLLVAIYYLLATKIMAKNDYGFKNWFAFSWWASLPLVVSSLASILVLLFAVDSNISMNDLQPTSLNSLIFSLDQSHAWYNFLEAINLFSLWMIAIASVGLKTWLNIDIKKASIIAAIPSIAIYGLWAIYILFVA; translated from the coding sequence ATGTCTGCAAATCCACTACAAGCGTGTTTCGACGTGCTACTTTCACCTGCTAAAGCTTTTTCTAGTGTTAAAGATAAAAAAGGTTGGGCATGGTTACCATTTTTTCTTGTTATAGCGTCTACTTCAGCCGTATTTGTTCATTATTTTAGTGTGGTTGATATTAACTGGTTTCAAGAGCAATCTTTAGAGCAAGCGGCAGCAATGACCGGAATGACTTACGATGAACTAAAAGCGGCATCATCTGAGGCTGACGCGACAAGTGCAATGCTTCAAACAACTATATCGGTTGTTATTAGCTTAATTGCCGTTAATTTGTTGGTAGCCATATACTATCTACTTGCAACAAAAATTATGGCAAAAAATGATTACGGCTTTAAAAACTGGTTCGCTTTCAGCTGGTGGGCAAGCTTGCCTTTAGTTGTAAGTAGCTTGGCATCGATATTAGTTTTATTATTCGCAGTTGATAGTAATATTTCGATGAATGATCTCCAACCGACCAGTTTAAATAGTTTAATTTTCTCACTTGATCAGTCTCATGCTTGGTATAACTTTCTTGAGGCAATTAATTTATTTAGTCTTTGGATGATTGCCATTGCCAGTGTTGGATTAAAAACATGGCTAAATATTGATATTAAAAAGGCGAGTATTATAGCTGCCATTCCATCGATCGCTATTTATGGCTTATGGGCAATATACATTCTGTTTGTTGCTTAA
- a CDS encoding efflux RND transporter periplasmic adaptor subunit encodes MKKALIVTAAIATLVALAYFKKSGQEQAIEVKVEEVQVENIKRSILASGTLVYKEQVQLRSEVIGQVKEMLIEEGDEVSKGQVLMRLEPRTFMADVEQQEAYVRLQTIAIERQQKHLENLAAQWQRKHDLYKLEIIGQDAYELIDNQYALAKIDLRSRQESLLQAQATLDKAQERLDKTVFKSPIDGIATSVDIKKGETAISGTTNISGSNLITLADPSSILIEVQVDEADIANIEVGQEADIFAVAFPDEALKGKVQNIATSAKRAAGRQGLSFTVKILLDDSGAVAVRPGMSCRAEIFTQTKDKTLAVPSESIVFLKPEKNKGDNDSESKDFDEKSYVYIVNDDKAKKVEVKLGISNDRYQEVLSGIKTGDKVITGPARALSKLKDSSLIKIAKKEA; translated from the coding sequence ATGAAAAAAGCACTAATTGTTACTGCGGCAATCGCAACTTTAGTTGCCTTGGCATACTTTAAAAAGTCAGGACAAGAACAGGCAATTGAAGTAAAAGTAGAAGAAGTTCAAGTTGAAAATATTAAGCGTTCAATTTTAGCTTCAGGCACCTTAGTATATAAAGAGCAGGTACAACTTCGTTCAGAAGTTATCGGCCAAGTAAAAGAAATGCTAATTGAAGAGGGTGACGAGGTGAGCAAAGGGCAGGTACTAATGCGCCTTGAACCTCGTACATTTATGGCAGATGTTGAGCAGCAAGAAGCCTATGTTCGGCTACAAACTATTGCAATTGAACGTCAGCAAAAACATCTTGAAAACCTAGCTGCGCAATGGCAAAGAAAACACGATTTATATAAGCTTGAAATTATAGGGCAAGATGCTTATGAACTTATAGATAACCAATATGCACTTGCAAAAATTGATTTACGCTCGCGTCAAGAGTCGTTATTGCAAGCACAAGCCACCTTAGATAAAGCACAAGAAAGATTAGATAAAACTGTTTTTAAATCGCCTATTGACGGTATTGCAACGTCTGTTGACATAAAAAAAGGTGAAACTGCCATTAGTGGTACTACTAATATTTCAGGATCAAATTTAATCACTTTAGCCGACCCCTCATCAATACTTATTGAAGTACAAGTTGATGAAGCCGATATTGCTAACATTGAAGTGGGCCAAGAGGCTGATATTTTTGCAGTTGCATTTCCCGATGAAGCGCTTAAAGGTAAGGTACAAAACATAGCAACCTCAGCTAAAAGGGCCGCTGGTCGACAAGGGTTAAGTTTCACGGTTAAAATTCTTTTGGACGACTCTGGTGCAGTAGCTGTGCGTCCGGGGATGAGTTGCCGCGCTGAAATATTTACCCAAACTAAAGATAAAACCTTAGCTGTCCCAAGTGAATCGATTGTTTTTTTAAAGCCTGAAAAGAACAAAGGTGACAATGATAGCGAGAGTAAAGACTTCGACGAAAAAAGCTATGTGTATATAGTTAACGACGATAAAGCTAAAAAAGTAGAAGTTAAGCTTGGTATTTCAAATGATCGATATCAAGAAGTACTTTCGGGTATTAAAACGGGCGATAAAGTGATTACAGGTCCTGCAAGAGCGTTAAGTAAACTAAAAGATTCAAGCTTAATTAAAATTGCTAAGAAAGAGGCTTAA